DNA from Gracilinanus agilis isolate LMUSP501 chromosome 3, AgileGrace, whole genome shotgun sequence:
NNNNNNNNNNNNNNNNNNNNNNNNNNNNNNNNNNNNNNNNNNNNNNNNNNNNNNNNNNNNNNNNNNNNNNNNNNNNNNNNNNNNNNNNNNNNNNNNNNNNNNNNNNNNNNNNNNNNNNNNNNNNNNNNNNNNNNNNNNNNNNNNNNNNNNNNNNNNNNNNNNNNNNNNNNNNNNNNNNNNNNNNNNNNNNNNNNNNNNNNNNNNNNNNNNNNNNNNNNNNNNNNNNNNNNNNNNNNNNNNNNNNNNNNNNNNNNNNNNNNNNNNNNNNNNNNNNNNNNNNNNNNNNNNNNNNNNNNNNNNNNNNNNNNNNNNNNNNNNNNNNNNNNNNNNNNNNNNNNNNNNNNNNNNNNNNNNNNNNNNNNNNNNNNNNNNNNNNNNNNNNNNNNNNNNNNNNNNNNNNNNNNNNNNNNNNNNNNNNNNNNNNNNNNNNNNNNNNNNNNNNNNNNNNNNNNNNNNNNNNNNNNNNNNNNNNNNNNNNNNNNNNNNNNNNNNNNNNNNNNNNNNNNNNNNNNNNNNNNNNNNNNNNNNNNNNNNNNNNNNNNNNNNNNNNNNNNNNNNNNNNNNNNNNNNNNNNNNNNNNNNNNNNNNNNNNNNNNNNNNNNNNNNNNNNNNNNNNNNNNNNNNNNNNNNNNNNNNNNNNNNNNNNNNNNNNNNNNNNNNNNNNNNNNNNNNNNNNNNNNNNNNNNNNNNNNNNNNNNNNNNNNNNNNNNNNNNNNNNNNNNNNNNNNNNNNNNNNNNNNNNNNNNNNNNNNNNNNNNNNNNNNNNNNNNNNNNNNNNNNNNNNNNNNNNNNNNNNNNNNNNNNNNNNNNNNNNNNNNNNNNNNNNNNNNNNNNNNNNNNNNNNNNNNNNNNNNNNNNNNNNNNNNNNNNNNNNNNNNNNNNNNNNNNNNNNNNNNNNNNNNNNNNNNNNNNNNNNNNNNNNNNNNNNNNNNNNNNNNNNNNNNNNNNNNNNNNNNNNNNNNNNNNNNNNNNNNNNNNNNNNNNNNNNNNNNNNNNNNNNNNNNNNNNNNNNNNNNNNNNNNNNNNNNNNNNNNNNNNNNNNNNNNNNNNNNNNNNNNNNNNNNNNNNNNNNNNNNNNNNNNNNNNNNNNNNNNNNNNNNNNNNNNNNNNNNNNNNNNNNNNNNNNNNNNNNNNNNNNNNNNNNNNNNNNNNNNNNNNNNNNNNNNNNNNNNNNNNNNNNNNNNNNNNNNNNNNNNNNNNNNNNNNNNNNNNNNNNNNNNNNNNNNNNNNNNNNNNNNNNNNNNNNNNNNNNNNNNNNNNNNNNNNNNNNNNNNNNNNNNNNNNNNNNNNNNNNNNNNNNNNNNNNNNNNNNNNNNNNNNNNNNNNNNNNNNNNNNNNNNNNNNNNNNNNNNNNNNNNNNNNNNNNNNNNNNNNNNNNNNNNNNNNNNNNNNNNNNNNNNNNNNNNNNNNNNNNNNNNNNNNNNNNNNNNNNNNNNNNNNNNNNNNNNNNNNNNNNNNNNNNNNNNNNNNNNNNNNNNNNNNNNNNNNNNNNNNNNNNNNNNNNNNNNNNNNNNNNNNNNNNNNNNNNNNNNNNNNNNNNNNNNNNNNNNNNNNNNNNNNNNNNNNNNNNNNNNNNNNNNNNNNNNNNNNNNNNNNNNNNNNNNNNNNNNNNNNNNNNNNNNNNNNNNNNNNNNNNNNNNNNNNNNNNNNNNNNNNNNNNNNNNNNNNNNNNNNNNNNNNNNNNNNNNNNNNNNNNNNNNNNNNNNNNNNNNNNNNNNNNNNNNNNNNNNNNNNNNNNNNNNNNNNNNNNNNNNNNNNNNNNNNNNNNNNNNNNNNNNNNNNNNNNNNNNNNNNNNNNNNNNNNNNNNNNNNNNNNNNNNNNNNNNNNNNNNNNNNNNNNNNNNNNNNNNNNNNNNNNNNNNNNNNNNNNNNNNNNNNNNNNNNNNNNNNNNNNNNNNNNNNNNNNNNNNNNNNNNNNNNNNNNNNNNNNNNNNNNNNNNNNNNNNNNNNNNNNNNNNNNNNNNNNNNNNNNNNNNNNNNNNNNNNNNNNNNNNNNNNNNNNNNNNNNNNNNNNNNNNNNNNNNNNNNNNNNNNNNNNNNNNNNNNNNNNNNNNNNNNNNNNNNNNNNNNNNNNNNNNNNNNNNNNNNNNNNNNNNNNNNNNNNNNNNNNNNNNNNNNNNNNNNNNNNNNNNNNNNNNNNNNNNNNNNNNNNNNNNNNNNNNNNNNNNNNNNNNNNNNNNNNNNNNNNNNNNNNNNNNNNNNNNNNNNNNNNNNNNNNNNNNNNNNNNNNNNNNNNNNNNNNNNNNNNNNNNNNNNNNNNNNNNNNNNNNNNNNNNNNNNNNNNNNNNNNNNNNNNNNNNNNNNNNNNNNNNNNNNNNNNNNNNNNNNNNNNNNNNNNNNNNNNNNNNNNNNNNNNNNNNNNNNNNNNNNNNNNNNNNNNNNNNNNNNNNNNNNNNNNNNNNNNNNNNNNNNNNNNNNNNNNNNNNNNNNNNNNNNNNNNNNNNNNNNNNNNNNNNNNNNNNNNNNNNNNNNNNNNNNNNNNNNNNNNNNNNNNNNNNNNNNNNNNNNNNNNNNNNNNNNNNNNNNNNNNNNNNNNNNNNNNNNNNNNNNNNNNNNNNNNNNNNNNNNNNNNNNNNNNNNNNNNNNNNNNNNNNNNNNNNNNNNNNNNNNNNNNNNNNNNNNNNNNNNNNNNNNNNNNNNNNNNNNNNNNNNNNNNNNNNNNNNNNNNNNNNNNNNNNNNNNNNNNNNNNNNNNNNNNNNNNNNNNNNNNNNNNNNNNNNNNNNNNNNNNNNNNNNNNNNNNNNNNNNNNNNNNNNNNNNNNNNNNNNNNNNNNNNNNNNNNNNNNNNNNNNNNNNNNNNNNNNNNNNNNNNNNNNNNNNNNNNNNNNNNNNNNNNNNNNNNNNNNNNNNNNNNNNNNNNNNNNNNNNNNNNNNNNNNNNNNNNNNNNNNNNNNNNNNNNNNNNNNNNNNNNNNNNNNNNNNNNNNNNNNNNNNNNNNNNNNNNNNNNNNNNNNNNNNNNNNNNNNNNNNNNNNNNNNNNNNNNNNNNNNNNNNNNNNNNNNNNNNNNNNNNNNNNNNNNNNNNNNNNNNNNNNNNNNNNNNNNNNNNNNNNNNNNNNNNNNNNNNNNNNNNNNNNNNNNNNNNNNNNNNNNNNNNNNNNNNNNNNNNNNNNNNNNNNNNNNNNNNNNNNNNNNNNNNNNNNNNNNNNNNNNNNNNNNNNNNNNNNNNNNNNNNNNNNNNNNNNNNNNNNNNNNNNNNNNNNNNNNNNNNNNNNNNNNNNNNNNNNNNNNNNNNNNNNNNNNNNNNNNNNNNNNNNNNNNNNNNNNNNNNNNNNNNNNNNNNNNNNNNNNNNNNNNNNNNNNNNNNNNNNNNNNNNNNNNNNNNNNNNNNNNNNNNNNNNNNNNNNNNNNNNNNNNNNNNNNNNNNNNNNNNNNNNNNNNNNNNNNNNNNNNNNNNNNNNNNNNNNNNNNNNNNNNNNNNNNNNNNNNNNNNNNNNNNNNNNNNNNNNNNNNNNNNNNNNNNNNNNNNNNNNNNNNNNNNNNNNNNNNNNNNNNNNNNNNNNNNNNNNNNNNNNNNNNNNNNNNNNNNNNNNNNNNNNNNNNNNNNNNNNNNNNNNNNNNNNNNNNNNNNNNNNNNNNNNNNNNNNNNNNNNNNNNNNNNNNNNNNNNNNNNNNNNNNNNNNNNNNNNNNNNNNNNNNNNNNNNNNNNNNNNNNNNNNNNNNNNNNNNNNNNNNNNNNNNNNNNNNNNNNNNNNNNNNNNNNNNNNNNNNNNNNNNNNNNNNNNNNNNNNNNNNNNNNNNNNNNNNNNNNNNNNNNNNNNNNNNNNNNNNNNNNNNNNNNNNNNNNNNNNNNNNNNNNNNNNNNNNNNNNNNNNNNNNNNNNNNNNNNNNNNNNNNNNNNNNNNNNNNNNNNNNNNNNNNNNNNNNNNNNNNNNNNNNNNNNNNNNNNNNNNNNNNNNNNNNNNNNNNNNNNNNNNNNNNNNNNNNNNNNNNNNNNNNNNNNNNNNNNNNNNNNNNNNNNNNNNNNNNNNNNNNNNNNNNNNNNNNNNNNNNNNNNNNNNNNNNNNNNNNNNNNNNNNNNNNNNNNNNNNNNNNNNNNNNNNNNNNNNNNNNNNNNNNNNNNNNNNNNNNNNNNNNNNNNNNNNNNNNNNNNNNNNNNNNNNNNNNNNNNNNNNNNNNNNNNNNNNNNNNNNNNNNNNNNNNNNNNNNNNNNNNNNNNNNNNNNNNNNNNNNNNNNNNNNNNNNNNNNNNNNNNNNNNNNNNNNNNNNNNNNNNNNNNNNNNNNNNNNNNNNNNNNNNNNNNNNNNNNNNNNNNNNNNNNNNNNNNNNNNNNNNNNNNNNNNNNNNNNNNNNNNNNNNNNNNNNNNNNNNNNNNNNNNNNNNNNNNNNNNNNNNNNNNNNNNNNNNNNNNNNNNNNNNNNNNNNNNNNNNNNNNNNNNNNNNNNNNNNNNNNNNNNNNNNNNNNNNNNNNNNNNNNNNNNNNNNNNNNNNNNNNNNNNNNNNNNNNNNNNNNNNNNNNNNNNNNNNNNNNNNNNNNNNNNNNNNNNNNNNNNNNNNNNNNNNNNNNNNNNNNNNNNNNNNNNNNNNNNNNNNNNNNNNNNNNNNNNNNNNNNNNNNNNNNNNNNNNNNNNNNNNNNNNNNNNNNNNNNNNNNNNNNNNNNNNNNNNNNNNNNNNNNNNNNNNNNNNNNNNNNNNNNNNNNNNNNNNNNNNNNNNNNNNNNNNNNNNNNNNNNNNNNNNNNNNNNNNNNNNNNNNNNNNNNNNNNNNNNNNNNNNNNNNNNNNNNNNNNNNNNNNNNNNNNNNNNNNNNNNNNNNNNNNNNNNNNNNNNNNNNNNNNNNNNNNNNNNNNNNNNNNNNNNNNNNNNNNNNNNNNNNNNNNNNNNNNNNNNNNNNNNNNNNNNNNNNNNNNNNNNNNNNNNNNNNNNNNNNNNNNNNNNNNNNNNNNNNNNNNNNNNNNNNNNNNNNNNNNNNNNNNNNNNNNNNNNNNNNNNNNNNNNNNNNNNNNNNNNNNNNNNNNNNNNNNNNNNNNNNNNNNNNNNNNNNNNNNNNNNNNNNNNNNNNNNNNNNNNNNNNNNNNNNNNNNNNNNNNNNNNNNNNNNNNNNNNNNNNNNNNNNNNNNNNNNNNNNNNNNNNNNNNNNNNNNNNNNGCGCAGCAGCAACAGGCGTCGTCGCCAGATCCGCCGAAGCCGGGCCTCCCTCCGGGCAGCAGCCCTGGGCCCACGGTGGGCACTGCCGCTCCGGCCTCTGTCTCCGCTCCGTCTGCACCGCCCCCGGGCTCTGGGGGGCCTTCAGGCCCAGGCTCGGCCTCCTCGCAGGCCTCATCTGGACCGTCGGCTCCTCCTGGGGCCCCTCAGCAGAGCTCTTCGACCCCGGCTGTGTCCTCTGCCTCGAGTGGGGGCCCGCCCCCTCCGCCCCCAGGTGCCGCTGGGCCTAAGCCAGGCCCAAGCCCCGGCGGGCCCAAAGGCAAGATGCCTGGAGGGCCTAAACCCGGCGGACCTGGCCTCACTCCTCCAGGAGGACACCAGAAGCCGCCACACCGGGGCGGCGGGGAACCTCGCGGGGGCCGACAGCATCACCCGCCGTACCACCAGCAGCAACCACCTCCGCCTCCCCATCACCAGGGCCCTTCGCCCGGCGGACCTACGGGCCGCAGCGAAGAGAAGATCTCGGACTCGGAGGTGAGTAAGCGGCGCGTTAAAATGGCGGCCAGCCCCCAtcctgttctctctcttccccccctccccctctcaagGCCTTGGACTCCATTTTGtcggcagctaggtggctcgacGCATGCGTGAGCGGGGCCCGCCTGCCGACTCGCGCCGGGCCTCGCGTGGCGCGAGTTggcggtgggggtgggggtgggcggTACGAAGACCGCCCGGGGGTTCGGTGACGCGTCGGCGCCATTTTCTCCACCTTAGGGTGTAATGGATCCTAAAGGGGACTTTGCGTGCCTGGGGAGAAATGAGGGAGGCTGGGATATGGAGTAAGATGGCGCTggttggaggaggaggagctagGGGGGAGCTCAGGTACTTCCCCTGCTTGGGCTCCGACTGCTTTCCGGGGATGTAGTGGTGGTCCCGGCCGAGGCGCTTTTGGTGTCCTGACCCTGCCAGCGTGCCTCTGTTTACCTTCTTGTTGGGTTCCATTCCCCTTGgatgcttgttttttgtttttgccccAGAATAGTCTTGTCACTTTAAATATTCCCTCCTCCTGTCGCCCTTCTCCCACGGGAATgtgataaaaaggggaaaaacccTAAAGGCTAAAATGAAATTTATGTTCCCCATGGGTTTAATTCCTGGTCGGAATAAAAACTTTGATAAGGGTGACAGTTAAAGTAAATTTTTCTTCCGTGGAATGTTCGAAAAAACTAGAAATTGTTAACTTCGTGGATACTGATTTCCCTTCTgacctttctcccctccccctcttttaGGGTTTTAAAGCAAATTTGTCTCTCTTGAGGAGGCCTGGAGAGAAAACTTACACACAACGATGTAGGTTATTTGTTGGAAATCTGCCAGCTgatattacagatgaggactttaaaagattatttgCTAAATATGGAGAACCTGGTGAAGTCTTTATCAACAAGGGCAAAGGATTCGGATTCATCAAACTTGTGAGTGTGTTTCTGTTACTACaagatacatatataaacaaaacatttattttctacagcttgttttcttttttggctttagGACTTTATGGGTGAGGGGGTGGACACTTAAGAGCCTGAAAGTCTGATTTCCATCTATGGATTCACTTGAAAGATGGGAGTCCTttcatgatttgggatgtagctAGGTGATACTTAATGATGCTCCTATTGTGACTTTATTGTCTTGAAGGATATCTGGCAGAGGTTTTACTCACCTGGCCTAGAGACTACCTACGTTTATTTGCAAATTTCCTAGTCTTGAGGTGTAAACAGTTTATATTTGTAGTGTATACAACATACTCgataaaatgttagctattaagcCAGCAGATATTAATACTGCTTatttctaacatttattaaatatatctattttcGGGACCCAGGCAGTAGGTATAGCTGATGAGCATCCTACAGATGTTCTTAACATGATTATTTTAGACTGATCCACTAGAGGCACTGTACTATGCTGGAAAGCACTATAATCAAATGTTAATCTTCAGACTCTTATCACTTAGCTTCTATAACCATTTGTGAGTAAAACATGTAGTCTTgagtaagacttgaactcaagtcttagtTATAAGATTGGAGATAATAGTTATTCAAATTTTAAGCATAGTATGGCAGTAAGTTTTTGGGGAAAGctcttatcatttttttttttttttgttacaaatgTTTTGCCAGAGaacctttctttttgctttctacAGTTCTGTTTTTCACTTCACCAACGTAGTTATATCTGTGAGTGGCACTGTGgtgtaataatatatttatatcactttatgatttgcaaaatgctttatataacATCAGGAATGACCTTGCTAATAactgtgaccatgagcaaatcatgCACCCTAGTAATTGTGTCATTTTTCTATAGAAGAGATTACATCAAAAATAACTATTAATATCTCTTTATCTTAATCTAGTAGACCTTAAGTTCTAACAGGACAGGTACCACTGTATGTAAACTTTATTCCAACACTTATACTACTTTACACTCTTAAATATTTTGGTGAATCTTATCAAATGAACCATTGGgactaaataatttatattgctTAACTTTTTACATGCTACTTGGTATACAGTTGGGGGGGGTACATAACATAAATAACTGTCAATCCTATATAATATCTTAAAACTTGCAAACCAGTTTATGTACATTCTATAAGGTATGATGCTATAGTTCCTCATTGGTGAAGATGTGGTATGTGTACAGAGCTGGCACTTAGGGAAGCtgctctctgttcctcctcttccccagaGCCAAAGGAAATTTTTTGCATGttccatccctctgtccagcctcctaaagcaagcactttctccttccattctctctGCCTCAcaagacagcttgaatttgccttctGGGCACTTGAACTCCTTAAAGGTTTCCCAAGGCTACTATAGTTGTTCTGAGGTAGATACTATAGTTACCccaattttgtaaataaactgtAATGATGGTGCTTCCAGTTACCCAGCTAGTAttagaggtcaaatttgaacactttgaacccaagacttttgtACCTCTAACTACATAAATCTGAAGAGgtaagatcatagaattagaacacCTTGGTCTCAAAAGTCCACCTAGGGTCTTCTAGACCAACATGTTCTCCCAAAGGaagtttctttctctttgggaaattaaataaattaaaattatgtacTTTGTCCCAAAGTTATTAAATTGGATTTGAATATCTGATACTTTCAGGAATCTAGAGCCCTGGCGGAAATTGCAAAAGCAGAACTTGATGATACACCCATGAGAGGGCGACAACTTCGTGTTCGTTTTGCCACACATGCCGCTGCCCTCTCTGTACGAAATCTTTCACCCTATGTTTCCAATGAATTACTGGAAGAAGCATTCAGCCAATTTGGACCTATTGAAAGAGCTGTCGTAATTGTTGATGATCGAGGAAGATCTACAGGGAAAGGCATTGTCGAATTTGCTTCTAAGCCAGCTGCAAGAAAGGCATTTGAACGGTGCAGTGAAGGAGTATTTTTGCTAACAACGTAAGCTATTCCAAATTTTCGTCTATTAAATTTACTATAGTGATTGAGGTATAACACAGAGGTGTCCAACACATGGTCTATAACATTCCCAAGTGTAGCCTCAATCagatatttgggaaatattttgacaaaaaaaaaaaaaacagataagtGTTAATGTgagattttctaagtcaatatgtggcctgcaAGAATCCTTAAATATGGTTTTAGTGGTCCCTGCTTTTATAGTTTGGCCACCATTGATGTACAGTTTTTGTCTAAAGTAGATATTGAAACCTGAGCAATCTTAgtaccattttcatttttcccccattagaactCCTCGTCCA
Protein-coding regions in this window:
- the SFPQ gene encoding splicing factor, proline- and glutamine-rich → MSRDRFRSRGGGGGGFHRRGGGGGRGGGLSHDFRSPPPGMGLSQNRGPLGPGPVQTGPKPSIPPPPAQVLAQQQAQQAXXXXXXXXXXXXXXXAQQQQASSPDPPKPGLPPGSSPGPTVGTAAPASVSAPSAPPPGSGGPSGPGSASSQASSGPSAPPGAPQQSSSTPAVSSASSGGPPPPPPGAAGPKPGPSPGGPKGKMPGGPKPGGPGLTPPGGHQKPPHRGGGEPRGGRQHHPPYHQQQPPPPPHHQGPSPGGPTGRSEEKISDSEGFKANLSLLRRPGEKTYTQRCRLFVGNLPADITDEDFKRLFAKYGEPGEVFINKGKGFGFIKLESRALAEIAKAELDDTPMRGRQLRVRFATHAAALSVRNLSPYVSNELLEEAFSQFGPIERAVVIVDDRGRSTGKGIVEFASKPAARKAFERCSEGVFLLTTTPRPVIVEPLEQLDDEDGLPEKLAQKNPMYQKERENPPRFAQHGTFEFEYSQRWKSLDEMEKQQREQVEKNMKDAKDKLESEMEDAYHEHQANLLRQDLMRRQEELRRMEELHNQEMQKRKEIQLRQEEERRRREEEMMIRQREMEEQMRRQREESYSRMGYMDPREREIRMGGAAAMNMGDPYGSGSQKFPPLGGGGIGYEASPGVPPTALSGSMMGSDMRTERFGQGGAGPVGGQGPRGMGPGTPAGYGRGREEYEGPNKKPRF